A genome region from Streptomyces sp. S4.7 includes the following:
- a CDS encoding glycoside hydrolase family 65 protein, producing MITDSMYAVEPWSLRETELDLDVLPQSESVFALSNGHIGWRGNLDEGEPHGLPGSYLNGVHELHPLPYAEAGYGYPESGQTVINVTNGKIIRLLVDDEPFDLRYGHLRSHERVLDLRTGLLHRTCEWTSPAGSTVRVRSTRLVSFTQRAVAAVSYRVEAVDTEVRIVIQSELVANEQLPGAAADPRAAVALESPLEAEETFASGNRLRLVHRTRRSGLRVGAAADHAVSGPEPTTTECESDDDIARLTVTSVLAPGKSLRLDKLVAYGWSSTRSLPAVADQVDAALAGAASVGWDGLAGEQRAYLDDFWQCGDVQVDGDEKIQQAVRFALFHVLQAGARAEQRGIPAKGLTGSGYDGHAFWDTEAFVLPLLTYTSPDAVSQALRWRQSTLPAARERAEQLGLSGAAFPWRTIDGSECSAYWPAGAAAFHVNAGIADAALGYLSATHDEEFERDCAVELLVETARLWRSLGHHDHHGAFHIDGVTGPDEYSAVADDNTYTNLMARTNLTAAADIVERNADVAARLGVDDEESAAWRDAADAMSIPYNSELRVHEQDAGFTRHQVWDFENTRPDQYPLLLHFPYFDIYRKQVVKQADLVLAMVKCSSYFDADHKARNFAYYEPLTVRDSSLSACCQAVMAVETGHLRLAYDYLTEAALMDLEDLEHNTRDGLHIASLAGAWMVLVVGFGGMRHGWNRLDFAPRLPEEISRLAFTMQFQGRHLRVEITPTTATYTLPTGDPLRIHHYGDALTVHGGVAEARAIPAVVAPPTPAYPPGRRPNAARPRP from the coding sequence ATGATCACCGACTCGATGTACGCGGTGGAGCCCTGGTCGCTCCGGGAGACGGAACTCGACCTCGACGTGCTCCCGCAGAGCGAGTCGGTCTTCGCCCTCTCCAACGGCCACATCGGCTGGCGCGGCAACCTGGACGAGGGCGAACCGCACGGTCTGCCCGGCTCCTACCTCAACGGCGTCCACGAACTGCACCCCCTGCCGTACGCCGAGGCCGGTTACGGCTACCCGGAGTCCGGCCAGACCGTCATCAACGTCACCAACGGCAAGATCATCCGCCTGCTGGTCGACGACGAGCCCTTCGACCTGCGCTACGGGCACCTGCGCTCCCACGAGCGGGTGCTCGACCTGCGCACCGGTCTGCTGCACCGCACCTGCGAGTGGACCTCCCCGGCGGGCAGCACCGTACGGGTGCGCTCCACCCGCCTCGTGTCCTTCACCCAGCGCGCGGTCGCCGCCGTCTCCTACCGGGTCGAGGCGGTCGACACCGAGGTGCGGATCGTGATCCAGTCCGAACTGGTGGCCAACGAGCAACTGCCCGGCGCGGCGGCCGATCCCCGCGCCGCCGTCGCGCTGGAGTCGCCGCTGGAGGCGGAGGAGACCTTCGCCTCCGGAAACCGGCTGCGGCTGGTGCACCGCACGCGCCGCAGCGGTCTGCGCGTCGGGGCGGCGGCCGACCACGCGGTGTCCGGACCCGAGCCGACCACGACCGAGTGCGAGTCCGACGACGACATCGCCCGGCTGACCGTCACCTCCGTCCTTGCCCCGGGCAAGAGCCTGCGCCTGGACAAGCTCGTGGCGTACGGCTGGTCCAGCACCCGGTCGCTGCCGGCCGTCGCCGACCAGGTGGACGCGGCCCTGGCAGGCGCCGCGAGCGTCGGCTGGGACGGCCTCGCCGGCGAACAGCGCGCCTACCTCGACGACTTCTGGCAGTGCGGCGACGTACAGGTGGACGGCGACGAGAAGATCCAGCAGGCCGTGCGCTTCGCCCTCTTCCACGTGCTCCAGGCCGGCGCCCGCGCCGAGCAACGGGGCATCCCCGCCAAGGGGTTGACCGGCTCCGGCTACGACGGGCACGCCTTCTGGGACACCGAGGCGTTCGTTCTGCCGCTGCTCACCTACACCTCACCGGACGCGGTGTCACAGGCGCTGCGCTGGCGCCAGAGCACCCTGCCGGCCGCACGCGAGCGCGCCGAGCAACTCGGCCTGAGCGGAGCCGCGTTTCCCTGGCGGACCATCGACGGCTCGGAGTGCTCGGCGTACTGGCCTGCCGGCGCCGCCGCCTTCCATGTGAACGCGGGGATCGCCGACGCGGCCCTGGGGTATCTGTCCGCCACGCACGACGAGGAGTTCGAGCGCGACTGCGCCGTCGAACTGCTGGTGGAGACGGCGCGTCTGTGGAGATCGCTCGGACACCACGACCACCACGGCGCCTTCCACATCGACGGTGTGACCGGCCCCGACGAGTACAGCGCCGTCGCGGACGACAACACCTACACGAATCTGATGGCCCGGACGAATCTGACGGCGGCGGCGGACATCGTGGAGCGCAACGCCGATGTCGCGGCCCGGCTCGGCGTGGACGACGAGGAGAGCGCGGCCTGGCGCGACGCGGCCGACGCCATGAGCATCCCCTACAACAGCGAGCTGCGGGTCCATGAGCAGGACGCCGGATTCACCCGGCACCAGGTGTGGGACTTCGAGAACACCCGGCCCGACCAGTACCCGCTCCTGCTTCACTTCCCGTACTTCGACATCTACCGCAAGCAGGTCGTCAAACAGGCCGACCTGGTCCTGGCGATGGTCAAGTGCAGCTCGTACTTCGACGCCGATCACAAGGCGCGCAACTTCGCCTACTACGAGCCCCTCACCGTCCGCGACTCCTCCCTGTCGGCCTGCTGTCAGGCGGTCATGGCGGTGGAGACGGGACATCTGCGCCTGGCCTACGACTATCTGACCGAGGCCGCGCTGATGGACCTGGAGGATCTGGAGCACAACACCCGGGACGGTCTCCACATCGCCTCGCTCGCGGGCGCCTGGATGGTGCTGGTGGTCGGCTTCGGCGGGATGCGGCACGGCTGGAACAGGCTGGATTTCGCGCCGAGACTGCCGGAGGAGATCAGCCGGCTCGCGTTCACGATGCAGTTCCAGGGCCGCCACCTGAGGGTGGAGATCACCCCGACCACCGCCACGTACACCCTCCCGACCGGTGACCCGCTGCGGATCCACCACTACGGCGACGCCCTGACCGTCCACGGCGGAGTCGCCGAGGCCCGCGCCATCCCCGCCGTCGTGGCCCCGCCCACCCCGGCCTATCCACCCGGGCGCCGGCCCAACGCGGCCCGGCCCCGCCCCTGA
- a CDS encoding right-handed parallel beta-helix repeat-containing protein, protein MRTRRLYPTLLAVTTTAGVLSVAAAPAHAAVIDVKTAAELKAALTAARPGDTIQLADGSYTGNFKALVAGTANSRITLTGSEKAVLNAGGGYVLHLNGASYWTVKGVTLTGAQKGIMADAADGVVIDSVVVHDLDMEGVHFRKTSRDGVIKNSRIYDTGNDGRGMGEGVYVGSAGGTSDKSDNTQIIGNTIGPDVGGEAIDIKEGTTGAKIIGNTFDGRGLTGANFDDSWVDVKGNNTLVENNTGKNTTNNGFETHTQQSGWGCGTVFRGNRSDLTGATGDKQLAINVTADTAGCRTTVHSNNTVTGGRGLTNIAVTP, encoded by the coding sequence ATGCGCACCCGAAGGCTGTACCCCACCCTCCTCGCCGTCACCACGACGGCCGGAGTGCTCTCCGTGGCCGCCGCCCCGGCCCATGCGGCGGTCATCGACGTGAAGACCGCCGCCGAACTGAAGGCGGCGCTCACCGCCGCACGCCCCGGCGACACGATCCAGCTCGCGGACGGCAGCTACACCGGAAACTTCAAGGCGCTGGTCGCCGGCACCGCCAACTCCCGTATCACGCTCACCGGTTCGGAGAAGGCCGTGCTCAACGCGGGCGGCGGGTACGTGCTGCACCTCAACGGGGCCTCGTACTGGACCGTCAAGGGCGTCACCCTCACCGGCGCCCAGAAGGGGATCATGGCGGACGCCGCCGACGGCGTCGTCATCGACTCCGTCGTCGTGCACGACCTGGACATGGAAGGCGTCCACTTCCGCAAGACCAGCCGCGACGGAGTCATCAAGAACTCCCGGATCTACGACACCGGCAACGACGGCCGCGGCATGGGCGAAGGCGTGTACGTCGGCTCGGCCGGCGGCACCTCCGACAAGAGCGACAACACGCAGATCATCGGCAACACGATCGGCCCCGACGTCGGCGGCGAGGCCATCGACATCAAGGAGGGCACCACCGGAGCGAAGATCATCGGGAACACCTTCGACGGCCGGGGGCTGACCGGTGCCAACTTCGACGACTCCTGGGTCGATGTGAAGGGCAACAACACGCTCGTCGAGAACAACACCGGCAAGAACACCACCAACAACGGCTTCGAGACCCACACCCAGCAGTCGGGCTGGGGCTGCGGCACCGTCTTCCGCGGCAACAGGTCCGACCTCACGGGCGCCACCGGCGACAAGCAGCTCGCCATCAACGTCACCGCCGACACCGCCGGCTGCCGGACCACGGTGCACTCCAACAACACCGTCACCGGCGGGCGCGGCCTGACGAACATCGCCGTCACACCCTGA
- a CDS encoding tetratricopeptide repeat protein, with the protein MREPEATSNSSSQEGAWRVRLAEDETGTAPPLGAGVLLPGGLVLTCAHVVLAKPRRRTDGSWGSGRRRDPLRPVDMLYAEFPGAPSDPPLRLRAEVLPEHLAPPTSQFSGDIALLRLAFPPPVETAVLHRRIPSRGTSVHSVGYTDQLPGGERIDARLMGLGGPARYPEWVQLDPDGGSYAVRHGYSGSGVVTESGEVLGILVHQFGTEHYPVAVSHAYMIPTDTILRYLSVLRHPPAHQLEELRVTGPPALSPTIPRDPPGSGSTRALGLRRKVTHWLIDSVPATGTTAPAPAPVSDPVSGADPASGRRAATEPVEMIFARDDRHDDMSAIHATLNLADRERNPRPTGTGGASEPPAGSIDIAVDTTDLTAGQLIALTAERIGLAGPAGSPGSGRPRGHGGDDGPEDHDRALARIAGDSPPIAAAFLSVDRTAPTGEAAVPLLRALRQSGQTRLLLVFRDPASPSLEHVVDTLLDDGWAARRTTAVAGRLDVLAELERRFRRLKAHPGVRRITDPPQPVHTRLASRLAGLRTDGGVPRKSAALAHDLFLLDIAVEDAIQRTESAVRLLDRPYAPGEYVVSPPGDGLTDLPHITVEDPDTFVEPEAQAPKEPESRLVRGQELHQQYRVVGLLGEGSFGQVYLARDQMLENRPVALKGARDPGDATDRRISRLELLRLVSLNHPSIIKVFNYARHPGRPDQPEHPANSARFIVMEFADGAPLQWVAEQIARDEAPFDGYRVHEFIAAYGLRILDALRYLHDEEGFVYGDLSLTNVIHCGNGIKLIDVAGVRKIGHAGPVTYRAPELGTSSEVTVAADLFAVGAVLQELLDRVPAHPVDLGTTSLQRVLNRAQAARPEDRFADAWEMAVQLHGVLRELRSLRLGEETFEPSPLFSVAPTALDGELGKAPPLEQWRHGGNDKRPLTIRPPRPAEVAVGLPVPRPSRQDPNWKELQRTSYDDPAGLLQLSADWQLSPELALLRCRLHLEAARYQPGGAGSALDSATAELGRAEAAVGSLAEYDWRLRWHRGLLQLAADEVEAALRSFDGVYAAIPGEYAPKLALGYCYEVLDRPEEAMVFYGAVWKRNHALGSAAFGLARIHLADGDSGPALARLEAVPPDSRHRTAARTGMVRIHADLSAEGGPPSVAAAKQACVALHRLARYEGLTDRHAQERLRTDLLELLLRLVTTAPEPDPLRALRESLDKEIPIPLTEHDLREQLGVGYERLSEQVPRTALREHTTLERALLDNAYRTRPFAFSHNRGERRQGRLRGWRPGRLRGLLGGRTTNPSRSPDAAGPGDDRWNAFTGER; encoded by the coding sequence ATGAGGGAGCCCGAAGCCACTTCCAACTCCAGCTCGCAGGAGGGCGCTTGGCGCGTCCGGCTGGCCGAGGACGAGACCGGCACCGCTCCGCCGCTCGGCGCCGGGGTGCTGCTGCCGGGCGGGCTGGTGCTCACCTGTGCCCATGTCGTGCTGGCCAAACCGCGTCGCAGGACGGACGGTTCATGGGGCTCGGGCCGACGCCGCGATCCGCTCCGGCCGGTCGACATGCTGTACGCGGAGTTCCCCGGCGCGCCGTCCGACCCGCCCCTGCGGCTGCGCGCCGAGGTGCTGCCCGAGCATCTCGCGCCGCCGACCTCCCAGTTCAGCGGCGACATCGCCCTGCTGCGACTGGCCTTCCCGCCACCTGTCGAGACCGCCGTGCTGCACCGCCGTATCCCCTCTCGCGGCACATCGGTGCACTCGGTGGGCTACACGGACCAGTTGCCGGGTGGTGAGCGCATCGATGCCCGCCTCATGGGGCTCGGCGGTCCCGCGCGCTATCCCGAGTGGGTCCAACTCGATCCGGACGGCGGGTCCTACGCGGTACGCCACGGCTACAGCGGCAGTGGTGTGGTCACCGAATCGGGCGAGGTTCTCGGCATCCTGGTCCACCAGTTCGGGACCGAGCACTACCCGGTCGCGGTCAGCCACGCGTACATGATCCCGACCGACACCATCCTGCGCTATCTGTCCGTCCTGCGGCACCCACCCGCCCATCAGCTGGAGGAGTTGCGGGTGACGGGGCCTCCCGCCCTGTCACCCACCATCCCGCGCGATCCGCCCGGAAGCGGTTCGACCCGCGCTCTCGGACTGCGCCGCAAGGTGACCCACTGGCTCATCGACTCGGTTCCGGCGACGGGCACGACGGCGCCGGCCCCCGCCCCGGTCTCCGATCCGGTGTCCGGGGCGGACCCGGCGTCCGGCAGGCGCGCGGCCACGGAGCCGGTGGAGATGATCTTCGCCCGCGACGACCGTCACGACGACATGTCGGCGATCCACGCCACCCTCAACCTCGCCGACCGCGAACGCAATCCGCGCCCCACGGGCACGGGCGGCGCCTCCGAACCGCCCGCCGGATCGATCGACATCGCCGTGGACACGACGGACCTGACGGCCGGACAGCTCATCGCGCTCACCGCCGAACGCATCGGACTCGCGGGCCCCGCGGGGTCTCCCGGATCCGGGAGACCCCGCGGACACGGCGGAGACGACGGACCCGAGGACCACGACCGCGCGCTGGCCCGGATCGCCGGCGACAGCCCGCCGATCGCCGCCGCCTTCCTCTCCGTCGACCGGACGGCCCCGACCGGCGAGGCCGCCGTCCCCCTCCTCAGGGCGTTACGGCAGAGCGGTCAGACCCGGCTGTTGCTCGTCTTCCGCGACCCGGCGTCCCCCTCGCTCGAACACGTAGTGGACACACTGCTCGACGACGGCTGGGCAGCGCGCCGCACGACGGCCGTCGCCGGGCGGCTCGACGTGCTCGCCGAGCTGGAGCGAAGATTCCGCAGGCTCAAGGCGCACCCCGGTGTCCGGCGCATCACCGACCCGCCGCAGCCGGTCCACACCCGACTTGCCTCGCGGCTCGCCGGACTGCGGACGGACGGCGGCGTCCCGCGCAAGAGCGCCGCCCTCGCCCACGACCTGTTCCTGCTCGACATCGCCGTCGAGGACGCGATCCAGCGGACAGAATCCGCCGTGCGGCTCCTCGACCGCCCCTACGCCCCGGGCGAGTACGTGGTGAGTCCGCCCGGTGACGGCCTCACCGATCTGCCGCACATCACCGTCGAGGACCCCGACACGTTCGTCGAGCCCGAGGCGCAGGCGCCCAAGGAGCCGGAGTCCCGCCTCGTGCGCGGCCAGGAGCTGCACCAGCAGTACAGGGTCGTCGGACTGCTCGGCGAGGGCAGTTTCGGGCAGGTCTATCTCGCCCGCGACCAGATGCTGGAGAACCGCCCGGTGGCCCTGAAGGGCGCGAGGGACCCCGGCGACGCCACCGACCGGCGGATCTCCCGCCTCGAACTGCTGCGGCTGGTGAGTCTCAACCACCCCTCCATCATCAAGGTGTTCAACTACGCCCGGCATCCCGGCCGCCCGGACCAGCCGGAACACCCCGCGAACAGCGCCCGGTTCATCGTGATGGAGTTCGCCGACGGGGCGCCGCTCCAGTGGGTGGCCGAACAGATCGCGCGCGACGAGGCGCCGTTCGACGGCTATCGCGTGCACGAGTTCATCGCCGCCTACGGTCTGCGGATCCTGGACGCGCTCAGATATCTGCACGACGAGGAGGGCTTCGTCTACGGCGACCTCTCCCTCACCAACGTCATCCACTGCGGCAACGGCATCAAGCTCATCGACGTCGCGGGCGTACGGAAGATCGGGCACGCCGGCCCCGTCACCTACCGCGCACCCGAGCTCGGCACGTCGAGCGAAGTGACGGTCGCGGCCGATCTGTTCGCGGTCGGAGCCGTCCTCCAGGAACTCCTCGACCGGGTCCCCGCCCATCCCGTCGACCTCGGGACGACCTCACTCCAGCGGGTCCTGAACAGGGCGCAGGCGGCGCGCCCCGAGGACCGGTTCGCCGACGCGTGGGAGATGGCCGTCCAACTGCACGGCGTGCTGCGGGAGCTGCGCTCCCTGCGCCTCGGCGAGGAGACGTTCGAGCCGTCGCCGCTGTTCTCGGTCGCGCCCACCGCGCTCGACGGCGAACTCGGCAAGGCCCCGCCGCTCGAACAGTGGCGGCACGGGGGCAACGACAAACGCCCACTGACGATACGGCCACCGCGGCCGGCCGAGGTGGCCGTGGGCCTGCCCGTTCCGCGACCGAGCCGTCAGGACCCCAACTGGAAGGAGCTCCAGCGCACGTCGTACGACGATCCGGCCGGTCTGCTCCAGCTCAGCGCCGACTGGCAGCTCTCGCCCGAACTGGCACTCCTGCGCTGCCGTCTCCATCTGGAGGCCGCCCGCTACCAGCCGGGCGGCGCGGGCTCGGCACTGGATTCCGCCACCGCCGAGTTGGGGCGGGCCGAGGCCGCCGTCGGCTCCCTGGCCGAGTACGACTGGCGGCTGCGCTGGCACCGGGGGCTGCTCCAGCTCGCCGCGGACGAGGTGGAGGCGGCGCTCCGGTCCTTCGACGGGGTCTACGCGGCGATTCCCGGCGAGTACGCGCCCAAGCTCGCCCTCGGGTACTGCTACGAGGTCCTCGACCGGCCGGAGGAGGCGATGGTCTTCTACGGAGCGGTGTGGAAACGCAACCACGCGCTCGGCAGCGCCGCCTTCGGACTGGCCCGTATCCATCTGGCCGACGGCGACAGCGGACCGGCCCTCGCCCGCCTCGAAGCCGTCCCGCCCGACTCGCGGCATCGCACCGCCGCCCGCACCGGCATGGTGCGCATCCACGCGGACCTGTCGGCCGAAGGCGGCCCGCCGAGTGTGGCCGCCGCGAAGCAGGCGTGCGTGGCGCTCCACCGGCTGGCCCGGTACGAGGGACTGACGGACCGTCATGCCCAGGAGCGGCTGCGCACCGACCTGTTGGAGCTGCTGCTCCGGCTGGTCACCACGGCCCCGGAGCCCGACCCGCTGCGCGCCCTGCGGGAGTCGCTGGACAAGGAGATCCCGATCCCCCTGACGGAACACGATCTGCGGGAGCAGTTGGGCGTCGGTTACGAACGGCTCTCCGAGCAGGTACCGCGCACCGCGCTGCGTGAGCACACCACCCTGGAGAGGGCCCTGCTCGACAACGCGTACCGCACCCGCCCGTTCGCGTTCAGCCACAACCGGGGTGAGCGGCGGCAGGGCAGGCTGCGCGGCTGGCGGCCCGGCCGGCTGCGGGGCCTGCTGGGCGGCCGGACGACGAATCCGTCGCGGTCGCCGGACGCCGCCGGCCCGGGCGACGACCGCTGGAACGCCTTCACCGGGGAGCGGTGA
- a CDS encoding trypco2 family protein, whose protein sequence is MGAGDGRRGRAGHDGAETAGLAEVIGRIREELEEAQRNGREGRLQFRVERVHVEFAVQVRREGTGKAGLNIGVITAEAGGTAASENLHRIEIELMPHDRDERPDGPGISIGGQR, encoded by the coding sequence ATGGGCGCGGGTGACGGACGTCGCGGACGTGCAGGGCACGACGGTGCGGAGACCGCCGGTCTCGCCGAGGTGATCGGCCGGATCCGCGAGGAGCTGGAAGAGGCGCAGCGCAACGGCCGCGAGGGCAGGCTCCAGTTCCGGGTGGAGCGCGTACACGTCGAGTTCGCCGTACAGGTACGGCGCGAGGGCACCGGCAAGGCGGGCCTGAACATCGGTGTCATCACGGCCGAGGCGGGCGGGACGGCGGCGAGTGAGAACCTGCACCGGATCGAGATCGAGCTGATGCCCCACGACAGGGACGAGCGCCCGGACGGCCCGGGGATCAGCATCGGGGGCCAGAGGTAG
- a CDS encoding type III polyketide synthase translates to MATLCRPAIAVPEHVITMEQTVELARRLHPDHPQLDLAVRLISNTGVRTRRLVRPIEETLRHPGFTTRNSVYEEEAKARVPEVVERALAHAELTPRDIDMIVYVSCTGFMMPSMTAWLINTMGFGSNTRQLPIAQLGCAAGGAAINRAHDFCSAYPESNVLIVACEFCSLCYQPTDLAVGNLLSNGLFGDAVAAAVVRGRGGTGVRLERNGSHLVPDTEDWISYAVRDTGFHFMLDKRVPGTMSVLAPAMREMAEPHDWDVSGLDFYIVHAGGPRILDDLCHFLDVPAEMFRYSRATLTERGNIASAVIFDALDRLFEDGGAEHGARGVIAGFGPGITAELSLGTWSVGGHESGLVEREVILPTPVLMSRSDTVG, encoded by the coding sequence ATGGCAACTCTGTGCAGGCCCGCCATCGCCGTACCCGAGCACGTCATCACCATGGAACAGACCGTTGAGCTGGCGCGGAGGCTCCACCCCGATCATCCTCAACTCGACCTCGCCGTACGGCTGATCAGCAACACGGGTGTCCGGACCAGACGTCTGGTCCGGCCCATCGAGGAGACCCTGCGCCATCCCGGCTTCACCACCCGCAACTCGGTCTACGAGGAGGAGGCGAAGGCCAGGGTGCCCGAGGTCGTGGAGCGGGCACTGGCCCACGCCGAACTCACGCCGCGGGACATCGACATGATCGTGTACGTGTCGTGCACGGGCTTCATGATGCCGTCGATGACCGCGTGGCTCATCAACACCATGGGCTTCGGATCGAACACCCGGCAGTTGCCGATCGCTCAGCTGGGGTGCGCCGCGGGCGGCGCGGCCATCAACCGCGCGCACGACTTCTGCTCCGCGTACCCGGAGTCGAACGTGCTGATCGTGGCCTGTGAGTTCTGCTCGCTGTGCTACCAGCCGACGGACCTCGCGGTGGGCAATCTGCTCTCCAACGGCCTCTTCGGGGACGCCGTCGCCGCCGCGGTGGTCCGCGGCCGGGGCGGCACCGGCGTACGGCTGGAGCGCAACGGCTCCCATCTGGTGCCCGACACGGAGGACTGGATCTCCTACGCGGTCCGTGACACCGGCTTCCACTTCATGCTCGACAAGCGAGTGCCCGGCACCATGTCCGTACTCGCGCCCGCCATGCGGGAGATGGCGGAGCCGCACGACTGGGACGTCTCCGGACTCGACTTCTACATCGTGCACGCCGGCGGGCCCAGGATCCTGGACGACCTCTGCCACTTCCTCGACGTGCCGGCGGAGATGTTCCGCTACAGCAGGGCGACCCTCACCGAGCGCGGCAACATCGCCAGCGCCGTCATCTTCGACGCGCTGGACCGCCTCTTCGAGGACGGCGGCGCCGAGCACGGCGCCCGAGGGGTGATCGCGGGCTTCGGCCCCGGCATCACGGCCGAACTCAGCCTCGGTACCTGGTCGGTGGGCGGTCACGAGAGCGGACTCGTCGAACGGGAAGTGATCCTGCCGACGCCGGTCCTGATGTCGCGGTCGGACACGGTCGGCTGA
- a CDS encoding cytochrome P450: MTGVDSVQTCPFRHDDALEPDPFMTRMRTEAPVTRVRMPYGEGECWLVTRYEDVRTVTSDRRFSRAALVGRDFPRITPAPIAQSESINLMDPPALNRVRKLINKAFTTPQVEALRPWTQRTVDGLLDAMAKSGPPADIADHLADRLPLMTICELLDVPEADRPQLRQRAMDMMSMNAADRDSAVEAKAWLRAYFSELTAERRRTPGDDLISALATARIGDEMLDEGELTVLAMLLVITGHDTTTYNISNIVYTLLTRPERAAELRARPELLPGALEELLRYIPFRQGVGIPRVALEDVDFDGVVIKAGDTVHVSYLTANRDELAYERPDELDFHREDPAVHMTFGYGSHHCLGAHLARMVLQVSIGTLLTRFPDLRLAVPAEEVRWNTVSIWRYPLALPVTW, translated from the coding sequence ATGACCGGCGTGGACTCAGTACAGACCTGCCCCTTCCGTCATGACGACGCCCTGGAGCCCGACCCCTTCATGACCCGGATGCGGACCGAGGCACCCGTCACCCGCGTACGTATGCCGTACGGGGAGGGCGAGTGCTGGCTGGTGACCCGGTACGAGGACGTGAGGACCGTCACCTCCGACCGCCGCTTCAGCCGGGCCGCCCTGGTCGGGCGGGACTTCCCCCGCATCACTCCGGCGCCCATCGCGCAGTCCGAGTCGATCAACCTCATGGACCCGCCCGCGCTCAACAGGGTGCGCAAGCTGATCAACAAGGCCTTCACCACCCCACAGGTGGAGGCGCTGCGCCCGTGGACCCAGCGGACGGTGGACGGTCTGCTGGACGCCATGGCCAAGAGCGGCCCGCCTGCCGACATCGCGGACCACCTGGCGGACCGGCTGCCGCTCATGACGATCTGTGAGCTGCTGGACGTACCGGAGGCGGACCGCCCCCAACTGCGCCAGCGGGCCATGGACATGATGTCCATGAACGCCGCCGACCGGGATTCGGCCGTCGAGGCGAAGGCATGGCTGCGGGCCTACTTCTCCGAGCTGACCGCGGAGCGGCGGCGCACCCCCGGCGACGACCTGATCAGCGCCCTCGCCACCGCGCGCATCGGTGACGAGATGCTCGACGAGGGCGAGCTGACCGTGCTCGCCATGCTCCTGGTGATCACCGGGCACGACACCACCACGTACAACATCAGCAACATCGTGTACACGCTTCTGACCCGGCCCGAGCGGGCGGCCGAGCTGCGCGCCCGGCCCGAGCTGCTTCCGGGGGCCCTTGAGGAACTGCTGCGCTACATCCCCTTCCGCCAGGGTGTCGGCATCCCCCGCGTGGCCTTGGAGGACGTCGACTTCGACGGTGTCGTCATCAAGGCCGGCGACACGGTGCATGTGTCGTACCTGACGGCCAACCGTGACGAACTCGCCTACGAACGGCCGGACGAGCTCGACTTCCACCGCGAAGACCCCGCCGTGCACATGACCTTCGGATACGGCAGCCACCACTGCCTGGGCGCCCATCTCGCACGCATGGTGCTCCAGGTCTCCATCGGCACACTGCTCACCCGTTTCCCCGACCTTCGTCTGGCCGTACCGGCGGAGGAGGTGCGGTGGAACACCGTCTCGATCTGGCGATACCCGCTCGCCCTGCCGGTCACCTGGTAA
- the hemC gene encoding hydroxymethylbilane synthase, with translation MSTPELIRIVSRDSPMALAQVERVRTELTALHPGIVTEVVPVKTTGDRWMGDLSLVEGKGAFTKEVDAALLAGQADLAVHCVKDVPADRPLPAGTVFAAFLKRDDIRDALIHPAGRTLDELPAGTRVGTSSVRRVAQLAASHPQLICVPMRGNANRRLEKLAAGEADALLLAAAGLERIGRSDVVTEILPVDLMCPPIGAGILALQCREDDVDTIDAVSALGDRDTYKEASAERMFLHVLQGHCNSPIAGFAHAERSGGLSLRARVFTPDGKTVLNAHEWAGPLDPATLGTSVAVALLRQGARELIDSIAH, from the coding sequence ATGTCCACCCCTGAACTGATCCGCATCGTCTCCCGCGACTCGCCGATGGCGCTCGCCCAGGTGGAGCGTGTGCGCACCGAACTGACGGCGCTCCACCCCGGCATCGTGACGGAGGTCGTGCCGGTCAAGACGACCGGCGACAGGTGGATGGGAGACCTCTCCCTGGTGGAAGGGAAGGGCGCCTTCACCAAGGAGGTCGACGCCGCCCTCCTCGCCGGGCAGGCCGACCTCGCTGTGCACTGCGTCAAGGACGTGCCCGCCGACCGGCCGCTGCCTGCCGGGACGGTCTTCGCCGCCTTCCTCAAGCGTGACGACATCCGCGACGCCCTGATCCACCCCGCCGGACGCACCCTCGACGAACTGCCCGCGGGCACCCGGGTCGGTACGTCGTCGGTCCGGCGTGTCGCCCAGCTCGCCGCCTCCCACCCACAGCTCATCTGTGTACCGATGCGCGGGAACGCCAACCGCCGGCTGGAGAAGCTCGCGGCGGGAGAGGCCGACGCGTTGCTGCTGGCCGCCGCGGGCCTGGAGCGCATCGGGCGGAGCGACGTCGTCACCGAGATCCTGCCGGTGGACCTCATGTGCCCGCCCATCGGAGCCGGGATCCTGGCCCTCCAGTGCCGTGAGGACGACGTGGACACCATCGACGCCGTCTCCGCGCTGGGCGACCGGGACACCTACAAGGAAGCCTCCGCCGAGCGGATGTTCCTCCATGTTCTCCAGGGGCACTGCAACAGCCCGATCGCCGGATTCGCGCACGCCGAGCGCAGCGGCGGCCTCTCCTTGCGCGCGCGGGTCTTCACCCCGGACGGCAAGACGGTCCTCAACGCGCACGAATGGGCCGGCCCGCTCGACCCCGCCACCCTCGGCACCTCGGTCGCGGTGGCGCTGCTCCGCCAGGGAGCGCGTGAACTGATCGACTCCATCGCGCACTGA